The segment CGATGACGGTATGTAACACTTTAAAAAAAATGAACTTAAGCCTCACCAAAGCAAATACTGGAAGATACCGCCGGATCAAAACGCCAGTTTTGTAGCGGCAATGGAAGATATACTCGAAGTTTATGCGCGTCCGTATAGTCAAGAATTCCCGGTTGTGTGCATGGATGAATCGAGTGTACAGTTAATCGGGGAGGTGCATGAGCCTATTCCGGCAGCCCCTGGCCATCCTGTTCTGATGGATGATGAATATGTTCGCAATGGGGTCGCAAGCATATTACTTGAGGTAGAACCGCTTGGGGGAAAGCGCAAGGTAAAAATTACTGAACAGCGGACACGGATTGATTGGGCCCATTTCATCAAAGAGATGCTTGAAGAGCGTTATGCCGATGCCAAGAAAGTAGTTTTGGTCATGGACAACCTCAATACACACGACACGGCCTCGCTCTATGCGGCTTTCCCACCTGAAGAAGCCAGGGGCTTGGCGGAACGTCTTGAAATACACTACACCCCGAAACACGGGAGTTGGCTGAACATAGCAGAGATTGAACTCAGTGTATTGAAGCGGCAATGCCTTGCAGGCCGGATTGA is part of the Desulfobulbaceae bacterium DB1 genome and harbors:
- a CDS encoding IS630 family transposase, with the protein product MEDILEVYARPYSQEFPVVCMDESSVQLIGEVHEPIPAAPGHPVLMDDEYVRNGVASILLEVEPLGGKRKVKITEQRTRIDWAHFIKEMLEERYADAKKVVLVMDNLNTHDTASLYAAFPPEEARGLAERLEIHYTPKHGSWLNIAEIELSVLKRQCLAGRIDCIEKMRAEVAAWNIDRNNRQTKVDWQFRTDDARIKLKRLYPKL